A stretch of Pristiophorus japonicus isolate sPriJap1 chromosome 12, sPriJap1.hap1, whole genome shotgun sequence DNA encodes these proteins:
- the maf1a gene encoding LOW QUALITY PROTEIN: repressor of RNA polymerase III transcription MAF1 homolog (The sequence of the model RefSeq protein was modified relative to this genomic sequence to represent the inferred CDS: inserted 2 bases in 1 codon; substituted 2 bases at 2 genomic stop codons) — MDSQLTIQRAGRGVTGRIESYSCKMADEDKXIFKHFCQEGRLHVLEALSPPQTTGISXNKLSQSGDDSEGPLCDNCSSKTLFYLIAALDASFRPDYDFSRARSLALNWDVNAVNDSLSSAAGEDFNQLKPELWKTINDEICLSECXIYNYSPDLDSHPYGKKGNLWSLNYFFYNQRLKGIVFFTCHSVSVLMVPADSDLGNELESENSLVEEEENVDELRCKAICA, encoded by the exons GATTGAGAGTTATTCCTGCAAGATGGCCGACGAAGACAA CATATTCAAGCATTTCTGTCAGGAGGGACGACTGCACGTTCTGGAGGCCCTTTCACCGCCTCAGACCACTGGCATCAGCTAGAACAA GCTAAGTCAGAGTGGAGATGACAGCGAGGGTCCGCTGTGTGACAACTGCAGTAGTAAGACTTTGTTTTACTTAATTGCTGCACTCGATGCGTCCTTCCGCCCAGACTATGACTTCAGCAGAGCAAGGAGCCTGGCCCTCAACTGG GATGTAAATGCAGTGAATGACAGCTTGTCCTCGGCTGCTGGCGAGGACTTTAACCAACTGAAGCCCGAACTATGGAAGACCATTAATGATGAGATCTGTCTTTCGGAATGTTAAATCTACAA CTACAGCCCAGATCTGGATTCACACCCCTATGGCAAGAAGGGCAACTTGTGGTCATTAAATTACTTCTTTTACAACCAGAGGCTGAAGGGAATAGTGTTCTTCACTTGTCATTCAGTGAG TGTGCTGATGGTTCCTGCCGATTCAGACCTAGGCAATGAGCTGGAGAGTGAGAATAGTTTAGTAGAGGAGGAAGAGAACGTGGATGAATTAAG GTGCAAAGCCATTTGTGCTTGA